From the genome of Nicotiana sylvestris chromosome 2, ASM39365v2, whole genome shotgun sequence, one region includes:
- the LOC138885147 gene encoding uncharacterized protein, whose translation MAVMIRKGKGGNAPTSSQRKLVDDEQVVQEDETPNNVVQANDEVRIDIDDNVDETQEEVNPSMDHLIGILEPVVQKAKAPLPKPPPQSLFKKNSEHQFKKFIDMMKSLSINVPLVESFDQINAIVHSMAPKLEYPGAFTIPCTIASAEFTKALCDLGASINLMPYSVFKTLGIEQPRPTSMRLKTTDRTMKRPLEIIEDVLVRVDKFILQANFIFLDCEVDYEVPIILRRPFFVVGKVLVDVEVGELTFRAGDEKVVFHTCKSMRQPNSNKVCSFTDLVTDVIVDETSALMNVDDILEVILLNFGDDEMDGFVEYVNSLQGMGSCTYGPHKLSLDLENRTTPCTKPSIEEPPIFELKPLPPQLTYEFLGPSNTLPVILSSCLTNVQVDSIKAVLQKRKKDIGWTLVDKHRILHAQD comes from the coding sequence ATGGCCGTCATGATAAGGAAGGGAAAAGGTGGGAATGCACCCACCTCAAGTCAAAGGAAACTTGTGGATGATGAACAAGTGGTTCAAGAAGATGAGACCCCGAACAATGTGGTGCAAGCAAATGATGaagtgcggattgatattgatgacaaCGTGGATGAGACTCAAGAGGAAGTAAACCCATCTATGGATCATCTTATTGGCATACTGGAACCGGTAGtgcaaaaggctaaggcaccattgCCCAAGCCTCCTCCTCAAAGTCTTTTCAAGAAGAATAGCGAGcatcaattcaaaaagttcattgacatgatgaagagtctaTCTATCAATGTGCCATTGGTTGAATCTTTCGATCAAATCAATGCAATTGTGCATTCAATGGCTCCTAAATTGGAATATCCCGGCGCTTTCACAATCCCTTGTACCATTGCAAGTGCCGAGTTCactaaagctctttgtgatcttggggcaagtataaatttgatgccctattcagttttcaagactttaggAATTGagcaaccaagacccacatctatgAGATTAAAAACAACCGATCGTACCATGAAGAGACCGTTGGAAATAATTGAAGATGTAttggttcgtgttgataaatttattcttcaggcaaattttatatttcttgattgtgaagtggactatgaggtgcctatTATTCTTCGTAGACCTTTCTTTGTTGTGGGGAAGGTTCTTGTTGATGTGGAAGTCGGAGAACTTACTTTCCGGGCTGGTGATGAAAAAGTAGTTTTCCATACGTGTAAGTCCATGAGGCAACCCAATAGCAATAAGGTGTGCTCTTTCACGGACTTGGTGACCGATGTGATCGTGGATGAAACAAGTGCTTTGATGAATGTTGATGATATCCTGGAGGTCATCTTGCTCAACTTTGGTGATGACGAGATGGATGGCTTCGTGGAATAtgtgaactctttgcaaggaatggggtcgtGCACTTATGGACCCCACAAattatccttggatcttgaaaataggacaactccttgtacaaagccttcaattgaagAGCCTCCTATCTTtgagttgaagccattgcctccacaacttacgtatgaatttcttggcccttcaaatactttaccggttattctttcctcttgtttgactaacgtgcaggtggATTCTATAAAGGCGGtgttacaaaagaggaagaaggataTTGGTTGGACATTGGTGGATAAGCATCgaattttgcatgcacaagattaa